The Melanotaenia boesemani isolate fMelBoe1 chromosome 8, fMelBoe1.pri, whole genome shotgun sequence DNA window ATCGTACTTCATACATCAATTCATagttcataaaagaaaaaaaatcttaaaactaTCTTTCATTGTCATGGGTATTATTTCTCCAAACACTCTTGATTTTCTTTCACATATAAACTTCAGCGCTACTCAATAAATATTCAATCTGTGCATAGTTAATGTGAAATTGTTCTGTTGTGATTGTGTGTACAGATGACCAAGTGGAGTCAAATTCTTCAAACCCCTCAACGGAACCTGAAACCGACAGTCCACCAACTGTGCTTGTGTCACTACAGGGTTATTCACTCCATCCTCCACAAGCATCAGGCCTTCTTCCTTCCACACAACCAAATGCAAGCAACGCCTCCTGGATCAGCAGTTTCTTAGTTCCGTGGGAGAAGATGCCGACAAGACTCTCACAAGCCATGGCAACTGGCAGAATGGCTCACCCAGAAGACAGGAGAATAATGATTAGGACTGTTGTAGAAGGAATGCGAGTACACTGCTCCAACCCCAATAGAGCTGCTTGTGCAGAGGTAGCTAGAGCTATTGTATCTAAGTATCCCGCTACCTTTGCAGATAAGACTGCAGAAGGTGAGCAGTTAGGCTGTGGTTATTATTCCCTACTGAAACAGCTTAAGACGAGAGTTGAACATGTAAACAGAGACAATGTCAGCAGCAGAATCCGACAGCCAAGGAAAAGGTCTACAAGTGAAAACGGTGATCCTGCCATCAAAAGAGGGAGATCTGAACTTGATAGCTATGGTTGCATCAACTGGCAACCCACAACTCTACCAGAAGGAGAAACAGCTGAAACCTTAGAGACAAAAAGACAGATTATGTCAACTGTCTTCAGATCAGCAGGTCCTCAAGCTATTGAGACAACAGATGTTAATGAATTTATGTCATTGACTTACACTTACCAGCGACACATGCTTAACTCTTGGCCTGCCCCCACTTTATGTGAGATTCAAGAGCATTGGCCATTTCTGTTTACTAAAAGAGGCCTCTGCATGCACTTCCACACACTCACTGATATTGAGGTGGACACACGCCTCAGTGAAGCTCTTCGTACGAAGGGAAGGAGAATTTGGAACTTCTTTCAAAGCCAGAGACTCAAGTGGAGCAAGGAGACTGAACATCTACTACGGGAGTGTGACAGCGCAGAGTTGAATCAAAACCAGATCGCCACAACAGCCATCCTTCTACTGATGAAGTACTTCCAAGAAAAAGAGGACTCAATCTTCATCTTGGCTGATGTAATTatcttttaaattttacacaTGCACTatcaacataaaacacatatCTTGAAGGAGAagtgtttaaattatttaggtTATCATTCAAATTGCTATCTTCTGTGTTTTAAAGGCATTTTCCACTAAGATGTCTGTTGAAAGAGAGATGACCTTACCCACCACACCAAGGGTAATAGTGCTTGgtaagtaaatatttttttttaccatattgtaatatttttgtagAAATCTATGTAATTATTGTGGtattctatatttttcctaCAACAGTTAACCTGTTTTAGGTTGTACAAAAACAGGATCTGCACACAGTTGgcttctgtttctcttcttttttctaccTGATAACCAACAGGAAAAACAGCCGTATGT harbors:
- the LOC121645111 gene encoding uncharacterized protein LOC121645111 → MDDGSLEHEINLALPDLHEETTRTLIEHLRDIIGVRNREDLLFVEPGDLKSFLTPIQSQRLIQVFRKDDQVESNSSNPSTEPETDSPPTVLVSLQGYSLHPPQASGLLPSTQPNASNASWISSFLVPWEKMPTRLSQAMATGRMAHPEDRRIMIRTVVEGMRVHCSNPNRAACAEVARAIVSKYPATFADKTAEGEQLGCGYYSLLKQLKTRVEHVNRDNVSSRIRQPRKRSTSENGDPAIKRGRSELDSYGCINWQPTTLPEGETAETLETKRQIMSTVFRSAGPQAIETTDVNEFMSLTYTYQRHMLNSWPAPTLCEIQEHWPFLFTKRGLCMHFHTLTDIEVDTRLSEALRTKGRRIWNFFQSQRLKWSKETEHLLRECDSAELNQNQIATTAILLLMKYFQEKEDSIFILADAFSTKMSVEREMTLPTTPRVIVLGNDLVSATRWMVSMEGKVFFEPEQLHDFASALAVFFASYYVFNLEYQESASTTMEMIQRFFVRINPDVGTKCPAKLGTSRKTGRVVKRKVASISSRVITFLQRLAEF